In the Bordetella genomosp. 10 genome, one interval contains:
- a CDS encoding proton-conducting transporter transmembrane domain-containing protein: MGDLLAWSAAPLLAGLLLAFARWPRSARLLIGLAAALGAASAAWGLAHEGQALALPWRVAGQAVALRYDTAARWLMLFGLAPAALAIWMGASARTAQAGWLIGASLSLLGAWGVFGSQDGYTLLIAWEVMSLGGAVMLLSERLDRDAGKAVLFMLALLEAGAVAMLLAVLLLGRGGAGLGVDDLVQGGLALGPAARGFVGILLLIGFGAKLGILPFYEWLPRAYGVGTGATGVVLSGVVLNAGFFGLSRALMQWLPASAGLGTVVAAAGVISAILAALQAFQQDDWRRLLAFSSAENASIAVTALGAALMFRADRHPELAALAWTVALLHMGGHALAKGGLLLCADAVHRASGRYAIAQDGWLRRAPWGFRIGALLCTMSLAAIPPQIGFASEWFVFQTLFQGFHLGSLPGRLVLALAGAGIALTAAVAFATFVKLFGLGLLGAPADPGEAPPIARRYGASVAILGLGVLVAAIGLPRWLPLLDELATASLGVHGGQAMVKGWLLVPLTDTFAFISPSKLVIALPLLSLIPLALLAISARHRRRITPVWYGGMRERPAVVRTTSLSFSNAMRTFYRFIYQPTHDTRRDTDGGPYFPSTLEFEHGVTDVFDLLVFRPLKNAVWRAAGYLRALQSGDLNFYLALIGGLLVLILCLTFR, translated from the coding sequence ATGGGTGACCTGCTTGCGTGGAGCGCGGCGCCCTTGCTCGCCGGGCTGCTCCTGGCCTTTGCCCGGTGGCCGCGAAGCGCGCGCCTGCTGATCGGATTGGCGGCCGCGCTCGGCGCCGCGTCCGCCGCCTGGGGCCTGGCCCACGAAGGGCAGGCCCTGGCCTTGCCGTGGCGGGTGGCCGGGCAGGCGGTGGCGTTGCGCTACGACACGGCGGCGCGATGGCTCATGCTCTTCGGACTGGCGCCGGCCGCGCTGGCGATCTGGATGGGCGCGTCCGCCCGGACCGCGCAAGCCGGGTGGCTGATCGGCGCCAGCCTTTCCCTGCTGGGCGCGTGGGGCGTATTCGGCAGCCAGGACGGCTATACGCTGTTGATCGCCTGGGAGGTCATGAGCCTGGGCGGCGCCGTCATGCTGCTGTCCGAACGACTCGACCGTGACGCCGGCAAGGCGGTGCTGTTCATGCTGGCGCTGCTCGAGGCCGGGGCGGTCGCCATGCTGCTGGCGGTGCTGCTGCTGGGCCGCGGCGGCGCGGGGCTGGGGGTCGACGACCTGGTGCAAGGCGGGCTGGCGCTCGGCCCGGCCGCCCGCGGCTTCGTCGGCATCCTGCTGCTGATCGGCTTCGGCGCCAAGCTCGGCATCCTGCCTTTCTACGAATGGCTGCCGCGCGCCTACGGCGTGGGCACGGGCGCCACCGGCGTGGTGTTGTCGGGGGTGGTGCTGAACGCGGGCTTCTTCGGCTTGTCGCGCGCGTTGATGCAATGGCTGCCGGCCAGCGCGGGGCTGGGGACGGTGGTCGCCGCGGCCGGGGTGATCTCCGCCATCCTGGCCGCCTTGCAGGCCTTTCAGCAGGACGACTGGCGCCGCCTGCTGGCGTTCTCGTCCGCCGAGAACGCCTCCATCGCCGTCACGGCCCTGGGCGCGGCCCTCATGTTCCGGGCGGACCGTCATCCCGAACTGGCCGCGCTGGCGTGGACGGTCGCCTTGCTGCACATGGGCGGCCATGCGCTGGCCAAGGGCGGCCTGCTCCTGTGCGCCGACGCGGTCCACCGCGCCAGCGGCCGGTATGCGATCGCGCAGGATGGCTGGCTGCGGCGCGCGCCATGGGGTTTTCGCATCGGGGCCTTGCTGTGCACCATGAGCCTGGCCGCCATCCCGCCGCAGATCGGGTTCGCCAGCGAATGGTTCGTCTTCCAGACGCTGTTCCAGGGCTTTCATCTGGGCAGCCTGCCCGGCCGCCTGGTGCTCGCCCTGGCCGGCGCCGGCATCGCGCTGACCGCGGCGGTCGCCTTCGCCACCTTCGTCAAGCTGTTCGGCCTGGGCCTGCTCGGCGCCCCCGCGGACCCGGGCGAGGCGCCTCCCATCGCGCGCCGATATGGCGCGAGCGTCGCCATCCTGGGACTGGGCGTGCTCGTGGCGGCGATCGGCCTGCCGCGCTGGCTGCCCTTGCTCGACGAGCTCGCGACGGCCTCGCTGGGCGTGCATGGCGGGCAGGCCATGGTCAAGGGCTGGCTGCTGGTCCCGCTGACCGATACCTTCGCCTTCATCTCGCCGTCCAAGCTGGTCATCGCCTTGCCGCTGCTGAGCCTGATTCCGCTTGCCTTGCTGGCCATCTCGGCGCGCCATCGGCGACGCATTACGCCGGTGTGGTACGGCGGCATGCGCGAGCGCCCGGCGGTCGTGCGCACCACGTCGCTCAGTTTCTCGAACGCGATGCGCACCTTCTACCGCTTCATCTACCAACCCACCCACGACACCCGCAGGGATACGGACGGCGGTCCGTATTTCCCCAGCACGCTGGAGTTCGAGCACGGCGTCACCGACGTTTTCGATCTGCTCGTCTTCCGGCCCTTGAAGAACGCGGTATGGAGGGCGGCCGGCTACCTGCGCGCGCTGCAGTCCGGCGATTTGAATTTCTACCTGGCCTTGATCGGCGGCCTGCTGGTGTTGATCCTGTGCCTGACTTTCCGCTGA
- the crcB gene encoding fluoride efflux transporter CrcB: MYKTILVVAVGGALGSLARWILGVRLNPIFPSLPYGTLAANLIAGYIVGVALAFFARMPGLPGEWRLFVITGLMGGLSTFSTFSAEVATHLRNEEFGWALGEILIHVTGSIVMTLLGFLTIAWISR; encoded by the coding sequence ATGTACAAGACTATTCTCGTCGTGGCGGTCGGCGGCGCATTGGGATCACTCGCCCGCTGGATTCTAGGCGTTCGCCTCAACCCGATCTTCCCGTCCTTGCCCTACGGCACGCTGGCCGCCAATCTCATCGCCGGCTACATCGTCGGCGTCGCGCTGGCCTTCTTCGCGCGGATGCCCGGCCTGCCGGGCGAGTGGCGGCTGTTCGTCATCACGGGCCTGATGGGCGGCCTGTCGACGTTCTCGACCTTCTCCGCCGAAGTGGCCACCCATCTTCGGAACGAAGAGTTCGGCTGGGCCCTGGGCGAGATCCTCATCCACGTCACCGGCTCCATCGTCATGACGCTCCTTGGCTTCCTGACCATCGCATGGATCAGCCGCTGA
- the ppa gene encoding inorganic diphosphatase, producing MDFNTIPAGDDVTQAFNAIIEIPADGLPVKYEADKALNVIRVDRFLSTSMQYPVNYGFVPGTLSRDGDPVDVLVVTPYPIMAGALVQCRPIGLMKMTDEAGEDAKVIAVPIDRVCAATSDITDLKGLPKALVARIEHFFCQYKALEPGKWVRFEGWGGKEEAQKELLDGVAAYGRHE from the coding sequence ATGGACTTCAACACTATCCCGGCAGGCGACGACGTTACCCAGGCCTTCAACGCCATCATCGAAATCCCGGCCGACGGCCTGCCCGTCAAGTACGAGGCGGACAAGGCATTGAACGTCATCCGGGTCGACCGCTTCCTGAGCACCAGCATGCAGTATCCGGTGAACTACGGTTTCGTGCCGGGCACCCTGTCGCGCGACGGCGATCCGGTCGACGTACTGGTGGTGACGCCCTATCCGATCATGGCCGGCGCGCTGGTGCAATGCCGGCCTATCGGCCTGATGAAGATGACCGACGAGGCGGGCGAGGACGCCAAGGTCATCGCCGTGCCGATCGACCGGGTCTGCGCAGCGACCTCGGACATCACCGACCTGAAGGGACTGCCGAAGGCGCTGGTGGCGCGCATCGAGCACTTCTTCTGCCAGTACAAGGCGCTAGAGCCGGGCAAGTGGGTGCGCTTCGAGGGCTGGGGCGGCAAGGAAGAGGCGCAGAAGGAATTGCTCGATGGCGTGGCGGCCTATGGGCGCCATGAATAG
- a CDS encoding HIT family protein — translation MAYDPDNIFARILRGTSPCIPVYEDEETLAFMDIMPEAEGHVLVVPKEPAETLFDLSERGAQACIRTTRLIGIAVKKALGKPGVYISQLNGAEAGQTVPHCHFHVIPCTAETTYHPHATVRADDEELREIAARIRACLA, via the coding sequence ATGGCATACGATCCCGACAACATCTTCGCCCGCATCCTGCGCGGCACGTCGCCGTGCATTCCCGTCTACGAGGACGAGGAAACGCTCGCCTTCATGGACATCATGCCGGAGGCGGAAGGACACGTCCTGGTCGTTCCCAAGGAACCGGCCGAGACGCTGTTCGACCTGTCGGAACGCGGCGCCCAGGCATGCATCCGCACCACGCGGCTGATCGGGATCGCGGTGAAAAAGGCGCTCGGCAAGCCCGGCGTCTACATCTCCCAACTGAACGGCGCGGAGGCCGGCCAGACGGTGCCGCACTGCCATTTCCACGTCATCCCCTGCACCGCGGAGACCACCTACCACCCCCACGCCACCGTGCGCGCCGACGACGAGGAACTGCGCGAGATCGCGGCCCGCATCCGCGCCTGCCTGGCGTAG
- a CDS encoding MFS transporter: MLPPTLASRLRLRPRPLNPELREMMDHPPDSAPAGAQSSAGWFNRTVAGAGVTSALGDFCYETATVILPGLLAVLGIPAAALGFIEGIADAVAACARMASGYVAEKFGHRKQLVLLGYGLTPVGQMLIALAAGWPLLLLGRIVSWFGKGLRGPLRDAIVIQAVAPGTRGRAFGFHRAADTVGAVLGPLLGVALLGWAQRLHWDGVAGPFRFVLWLSVIPGALAVLAFLALVRDPERSPNPALTFFGTLRGLPVRFKRYLGAVGIFGAGDFSHSLLILAATALLAPSRGVIEAAQAAGLLYAGRNVVQAIVSYPVGCLADRHGHAATLAAGYALGALTALLTAAAFWLHVDRLPLLAVIFFAAGLYAAIQEALEATVTAEMVPPDTLASCYGALGTVNGAARFVSSAVVGLAWSAVSPVLGFGLAAAAMAIGTLALARAGRDGRAEAE; the protein is encoded by the coding sequence ATGCTGCCTCCCACCTTGGCGTCACGCCTGCGTCTGCGCCCCAGGCCCTTGAATCCAGAGCTGCGCGAGATGATGGACCATCCGCCCGATTCGGCGCCGGCCGGTGCGCAATCCTCCGCGGGCTGGTTCAACCGGACCGTCGCCGGCGCCGGCGTCACCAGCGCGCTGGGCGACTTCTGCTATGAGACCGCCACGGTCATCCTGCCGGGCTTGCTCGCCGTCCTCGGCATTCCCGCGGCGGCATTGGGTTTCATCGAGGGGATCGCGGATGCGGTGGCGGCATGCGCCAGGATGGCCTCCGGCTACGTCGCGGAGAAATTCGGGCATCGCAAGCAACTGGTGCTGCTCGGCTATGGCCTCACGCCCGTCGGGCAGATGCTGATCGCGTTGGCGGCGGGATGGCCGCTGCTGTTGCTGGGCCGCATCGTCTCGTGGTTCGGCAAGGGACTGCGCGGCCCCTTGCGCGACGCCATCGTGATCCAGGCCGTCGCGCCCGGGACGCGGGGCCGCGCCTTCGGGTTTCATCGCGCGGCCGACACGGTGGGCGCGGTCCTCGGACCCTTGCTCGGTGTGGCGTTGCTCGGGTGGGCGCAGCGGCTGCACTGGGATGGCGTAGCGGGGCCTTTCCGGTTCGTGCTCTGGTTGTCCGTCATTCCGGGCGCGCTCGCGGTGCTGGCTTTCCTGGCGCTGGTCCGGGACCCCGAGCGGTCGCCGAATCCCGCCTTGACCTTCTTCGGGACCTTGCGCGGCCTGCCGGTCCGCTTCAAGCGCTATCTGGGCGCCGTGGGCATTTTCGGCGCCGGCGACTTCTCGCACAGCCTGCTGATCCTGGCGGCCACCGCCTTGCTGGCGCCGTCGCGCGGCGTCATCGAGGCGGCGCAGGCGGCGGGCCTGCTGTACGCGGGGCGCAACGTCGTGCAGGCCATCGTGTCCTATCCGGTCGGATGCCTGGCCGATCGCCATGGCCACGCGGCGACGCTGGCCGCCGGCTATGCGCTCGGCGCGTTGACGGCCTTGTTGACCGCCGCCGCGTTCTGGCTGCATGTCGATCGCCTGCCGCTGCTTGCCGTCATCTTCTTCGCCGCGGGACTCTACGCCGCGATCCAGGAGGCCCTCGAAGCGACCGTGACCGCGGAAATGGTCCCGCCGGACACGCTTGCGTCGTGCTATGGCGCGCTGGGGACGGTCAACGGCGCGGCGCGGTTCGTCTCCAGCGCCGTCGTGGGCCTCGCGTGGTCGGCCGTGTCGCCGGTCCTGGGCTTCGGCCTGGCCGCGGCGGCGATGGCGATCGGGACGCTCGCGCTGGCGCGGGCCGGACGCGACGGCCGGGCCGAGGCCGAGTAG
- a CDS encoding Chromate resistance protein ChrB — protein MTDLNAQNWLLLTYKVPAEPARKRLALWRKLKGMGAVYLQNGVCLLPKSDDHVRRLKIVENEIDEMAGSAVLLETVALDKAQEEKVVSRFKADRDEQYAEFIARCDDFEAEIAKETQARHFTYAELEENDVDLKKLQAWLEKIQKLDFYVATRAAESRQRLAQCEALLDAYAQRVFDAHEENR, from the coding sequence GTGACCGACTTGAACGCACAGAACTGGCTGTTGTTGACCTACAAGGTGCCCGCCGAACCGGCGCGCAAGCGCCTCGCCTTGTGGCGCAAGCTCAAGGGCATGGGCGCCGTCTACCTGCAAAACGGGGTTTGCCTGCTGCCCAAGAGCGACGACCACGTGCGCCGGCTCAAGATCGTCGAGAACGAGATCGACGAGATGGCGGGAAGCGCGGTCCTGCTGGAGACGGTGGCCCTGGACAAGGCCCAGGAGGAAAAGGTGGTGTCCCGCTTCAAGGCCGATCGCGACGAGCAATACGCCGAGTTCATCGCCAGGTGCGACGACTTCGAGGCCGAGATCGCCAAGGAAACGCAGGCGCGGCATTTCACCTACGCGGAGCTGGAGGAGAACGACGTGGACCTGAAGAAACTCCAGGCCTGGCTGGAGAAGATCCAGAAGCTCGACTTCTACGTGGCCACGCGCGCAGCCGAATCCCGGCAGCGGCTGGCGCAATGCGAGGCCTTGCTCGATGCCTATGCGCAGCGCGTGTTCGATGCCCACGAAGAAAATCGTTGA
- the eno gene encoding phosphopyruvate hydratase, whose amino-acid sequence MATEIQTLHAREILDSRGNPTVEVDVVLAGGATGRAAVPSGASTGIHEAVELRDGDLHRFGGKGVRNAVAHVNGEIAIALHGCDALDQPTVDGKLIACDGTPNKGRLGANAVLGVSLAVARAAAQASGQALFQYLGGPRAHRMPVPMFNILNGGVHANWQGTDFQEFMIAPVGAPTFSEAVRWGAEIYHRLRAILGERGYSTAVGDEGGFAPALKHNSEAVELILAAIQGAGYEAGRDVVIALDPASSGFYQDGLYRLRSEGRDVTAEQLVALYASWVDRYPIAVLEDGMAEDDWTGWERLNEALGDRIELVGDDLFVTNVERIERGIRQGVANAVLIKPNQVGTLTETRAAVDTAYRAGWGAMVSHRSGETVDSFIADLTVALGTGHLKTGAPCRGERVEKYNQLMRIEEALGEKAVYAGHTAFVR is encoded by the coding sequence ATGGCGACTGAAATCCAGACCCTGCATGCTCGTGAAATCCTCGACTCCCGCGGCAATCCCACCGTGGAGGTCGACGTCGTCCTCGCCGGCGGCGCCACCGGACGGGCGGCCGTGCCGTCGGGCGCGTCCACCGGCATCCACGAAGCGGTCGAACTGCGCGATGGCGACCTGCATCGTTTCGGCGGCAAGGGCGTGCGCAACGCCGTCGCGCACGTGAACGGCGAGATCGCCATCGCCCTGCACGGCTGCGACGCGCTGGACCAGCCCACCGTCGACGGCAAGCTGATCGCCTGCGACGGCACGCCGAACAAGGGAAGGCTGGGGGCGAACGCCGTGCTCGGCGTCAGCCTGGCGGTGGCGAGGGCGGCGGCGCAAGCCTCGGGACAGGCGCTGTTCCAATACCTCGGCGGCCCGCGCGCGCATCGCATGCCGGTGCCGATGTTCAACATCCTCAACGGCGGCGTGCATGCTAACTGGCAGGGCACGGACTTCCAGGAGTTCATGATCGCGCCCGTGGGCGCGCCGACTTTTTCCGAAGCCGTGCGCTGGGGCGCGGAAATCTACCATCGCCTGCGCGCCATCCTGGGCGAGCGCGGCTACTCCACCGCGGTCGGCGACGAGGGGGGATTCGCGCCGGCCTTGAAGCACAACAGCGAAGCCGTGGAACTGATTCTGGCCGCCATCCAGGGCGCCGGCTACGAAGCGGGCCGCGACGTGGTGATTGCCCTGGATCCGGCGTCCAGCGGCTTCTACCAGGACGGGCTGTACCGGCTGCGCAGCGAAGGCCGCGACGTCACCGCCGAACAACTGGTGGCCCTGTACGCTTCCTGGGTCGACCGCTATCCGATCGCGGTATTGGAAGACGGCATGGCCGAGGACGACTGGACGGGATGGGAGCGGCTGAACGAAGCGCTCGGCGACAGGATCGAGCTGGTTGGCGACGACCTGTTCGTGACCAATGTCGAGCGCATCGAACGGGGCATCCGCCAGGGCGTGGCCAATGCGGTGCTGATCAAGCCCAACCAGGTCGGCACGCTGACCGAGACCCGCGCGGCGGTCGACACCGCCTATCGGGCGGGATGGGGCGCCATGGTCTCGCATCGCAGCGGCGAGACCGTCGACAGCTTCATCGCCGACCTCACCGTCGCGCTGGGCACCGGCCACTTGAAAACCGGCGCGCCCTGCCGGGGCGAGCGCGTCGAGAAATACAACCAGCTCATGCGCATCGAGGAAGCCCTGGGCGAGAAGGCCGTCTACGCCGGCCACACCGCCTTCGTGCGGTGA
- a CDS encoding aspartate kinase: protein MSLIVHKYGGTSMGSVERIKNVARRVAKWHAAGHKVVVVPSAMAGETNRLLGLAREIAPQPDGRELDMIAATGEQASSGLLAIALQAEGVQARSYAGWQVPVRTDSAYTKARISSIDDARIRADLDAGRVVIVTGFQGVDDDGHITTLGRGGSDTSAVAVAAAIKADECLIYTDVDGVYTTDPRVVPEARRMPVVSFEEMLEMASLGSKVLQIRSVEFAGKYRVPTRVLSSLTDPLIPLDEEMRSGTLITFEEDEKMEAAVVSGIAFSRDEAKITLLGVPDTPGVAFSILGPVAAANIDVDMIVQNQSVAGTTDFSFTVNRNEFARAVETLKRDVVPAVKAKEVVTDEKVAKVSIVGIGMRSHVGVASLMFQTLSQENINIQMISTSEIKTSVIIEDKYMELAVRALHKAFGLDQAPAAKV, encoded by the coding sequence ATGTCCCTGATCGTTCACAAATATGGCGGTACCTCGATGGGCTCGGTCGAGCGCATCAAGAATGTGGCGCGCCGCGTCGCGAAGTGGCACGCCGCCGGCCACAAAGTTGTCGTGGTGCCTTCGGCCATGGCCGGCGAGACCAATCGCCTGCTGGGCCTGGCGCGCGAGATTGCGCCGCAGCCCGACGGCCGCGAACTGGACATGATCGCCGCGACCGGCGAGCAGGCGTCCAGCGGCCTGCTGGCCATCGCCCTCCAGGCCGAAGGCGTGCAGGCGCGCAGCTATGCCGGCTGGCAGGTGCCCGTGCGCACCGACAGCGCCTATACCAAGGCCCGCATTTCCTCCATCGACGACGCGCGCATCCGCGCCGACCTGGATGCCGGCCGCGTGGTCATCGTGACGGGCTTCCAGGGCGTGGACGACGACGGCCACATCACCACCCTGGGCCGCGGCGGTTCGGATACCTCGGCGGTGGCCGTGGCGGCCGCCATCAAGGCCGACGAGTGCCTGATCTACACCGACGTGGACGGCGTCTACACCACCGATCCGCGCGTGGTGCCCGAAGCGCGCCGCATGCCGGTCGTGTCCTTCGAGGAAATGCTGGAAATGGCCTCGCTGGGCTCCAAGGTCCTGCAGATCCGCTCGGTCGAATTCGCCGGCAAGTATCGCGTGCCGACCCGCGTGCTGTCCTCGCTGACCGACCCCCTGATTCCGCTCGACGAGGAAATGCGCTCGGGCACGCTGATTACTTTTGAGGAAGACGAAAAAATGGAAGCCGCCGTTGTCTCCGGCATCGCCTTCAGCCGCGACGAAGCCAAGATCACCCTGTTGGGCGTGCCGGATACCCCGGGCGTCGCCTTCTCCATCCTGGGCCCGGTCGCCGCCGCCAACATCGACGTCGACATGATCGTGCAGAACCAGTCCGTCGCCGGCACCACCGACTTCTCGTTCACGGTCAACCGCAACGAATTCGCGCGCGCGGTGGAAACGCTCAAGCGCGACGTGGTCCCCGCGGTGAAGGCCAAGGAAGTGGTCACCGACGAGAAGGTCGCCAAGGTTTCCATCGTCGGCATCGGCATGCGCTCGCACGTGGGCGTCGCCAGCCTGATGTTCCAGACCCTCTCGCAGGAAAACATCAATATCCAGATGATCAGCACCAGCGAGATCAAGACCTCGGTGATCATCGAGGACAAGTACATGGAACTGGCCGTGCGCGCCTTGCACAAGGCGTTCGGCCTGGACCAGGCGCCCGCCGCCAAGGTGTGA
- the tilS gene encoding tRNA lysidine(34) synthetase TilS yields MRRALSALRAAGHPRAGLAVSGGADSAMLAVHAAAVAKPLGLSLFIYHVHHGLFAEADAWADRVRALGAALGLPVRVLSVQVAADSGAGIEGAAREARYRALAEAARADGVAHILLAHHQDDQAETVLLRLLRGAGPEGLAAMAAASERDGITYLRPWLGVPRARIREAAAAYAAASGWTAVQDPSNADARYTRAAVRTLLAPVLERRWPGWQAIVARHARQAAESAEILAEVAAADLAGLDPSPGARDFSLAAWRALSPARQAHVVRYWLRLHGARMPSDARLAELLRQLRQLHALGHDRQLLWAHAAHRVRCVRGRVAIEDLTPGPGVF; encoded by the coding sequence CTGCGACGGGCGCTGTCTGCCTTGCGCGCCGCCGGCCACCCGCGCGCCGGCCTGGCCGTCAGCGGCGGCGCCGATTCGGCCATGCTGGCGGTGCATGCGGCGGCGGTGGCCAAGCCGCTCGGGCTGTCGCTTTTCATCTATCACGTCCATCACGGCCTGTTCGCCGAGGCGGACGCCTGGGCGGACCGCGTGCGCGCGCTCGGCGCGGCCCTGGGCCTGCCGGTGCGCGTGCTGTCCGTCCAGGTGGCGGCCGACAGCGGCGCCGGCATCGAGGGCGCGGCGCGCGAAGCTCGCTATCGCGCGCTGGCCGAAGCGGCGCGCGCCGACGGCGTCGCCCATATCCTGCTGGCCCATCATCAGGACGACCAGGCCGAAACGGTGCTGCTGCGGCTGCTGCGCGGCGCCGGCCCGGAGGGGCTGGCCGCCATGGCGGCCGCCAGCGAGCGGGACGGCATCACCTATCTGCGTCCCTGGCTGGGCGTGCCGCGCGCGCGCATCCGCGAGGCCGCGGCGGCGTATGCCGCCGCCAGCGGCTGGACCGCCGTGCAGGACCCCTCCAATGCCGATGCGCGCTACACCCGCGCCGCGGTGCGCACCCTGCTGGCGCCCGTGCTCGAACGGCGCTGGCCGGGATGGCAGGCCATCGTCGCCCGGCATGCCCGGCAGGCGGCCGAGAGCGCCGAGATCCTGGCCGAAGTGGCCGCGGCCGACCTGGCCGGCCTGGATCCGTCGCCCGGCGCCCGGGACTTTTCGCTGGCCGCCTGGCGGGCGCTGTCGCCGGCGCGCCAGGCGCACGTCGTGCGGTATTGGCTGCGCCTGCATGGCGCGCGCATGCCCAGCGATGCGCGGCTGGCGGAGCTGCTGCGCCAATTGCGCCAATTGCATGCCCTGGGCCACGACAGGCAGTTGTTGTGGGCGCATGCCGCGCATCGCGTGCGCTGCGTGCGGGGCAGGGTGGCGATCGAGGATTTGACGCCTGGACCCGGCGTTTTCTAG
- a CDS encoding acetyl-CoA carboxylase carboxyltransferase subunit alpha: protein MRNTFLDFEQPLAELDNKIEQLRFVQADSAVDISDEINRLQQKSQTLAKEIYGKLTPWQTALVARHPQRPYTMDYVREIFSDFHELHGDRMFADDQSIVGGLARFNGTPCMVIGHQKGRDTKERAMRNFGMPRPEGYRKALRLMRLAEKFGIPVFTFVDTPGAYPGIGAEERGQSEAIGHNLYAMAELRVPIIATVIGEGGSGGALAIAVANAVLMLQYATYSVISPEGCASILWRSADKAPEAAEALGITAPRLKELGLIDRIVNEPVGGAHRDPRVMARLLRRALGDTLRQLSTLSPEALVEQRLQRVASYGRVQEARA, encoded by the coding sequence ATGCGCAATACCTTCCTGGACTTTGAACAGCCGCTGGCTGAGCTTGACAACAAGATCGAGCAACTACGCTTTGTGCAGGCCGATTCGGCGGTGGACATCTCCGACGAAATCAATCGGCTGCAACAAAAGAGCCAGACGCTGGCCAAGGAGATCTACGGCAAGCTGACGCCCTGGCAGACCGCCCTCGTGGCGCGCCATCCGCAGCGTCCGTACACGATGGACTACGTGCGGGAAATCTTCAGCGATTTCCACGAACTGCACGGCGACCGCATGTTCGCGGACGACCAGTCCATCGTCGGCGGCCTGGCCCGTTTCAACGGCACCCCCTGCATGGTCATCGGCCATCAGAAAGGCCGCGACACCAAGGAGCGCGCCATGCGCAACTTCGGCATGCCGCGCCCGGAAGGCTATCGCAAGGCCCTGCGCCTGATGCGCCTGGCCGAAAAATTCGGCATTCCCGTCTTCACCTTCGTCGACACCCCGGGCGCCTATCCCGGCATCGGCGCGGAGGAGCGCGGCCAGTCGGAGGCCATCGGCCACAACCTGTACGCCATGGCGGAGTTGCGCGTGCCCATCATCGCCACCGTGATCGGCGAGGGCGGTTCGGGCGGCGCCCTGGCCATCGCCGTCGCCAATGCGGTGCTGATGCTGCAATACGCCACCTATTCGGTGATCTCGCCCGAGGGTTGCGCCTCCATCCTGTGGCGCAGCGCCGACAAGGCGCCCGAGGCCGCCGAGGCGCTGGGCATCACCGCGCCGCGCCTGAAGGAACTGGGCCTGATCGACCGGATCGTCAACGAACCCGTCGGCGGCGCGCACCGCGACCCGCGCGTCATGGCGCGCCTGCTGCGCCGCGCCCTGGGCGACACCTTGCGTCAATTGTCCACGCTGTCGCCCGAGGCGCTGGTCGAACAGCGCCTGCAGCGCGTGGCCTCCTACGGCCGCGTGCAGGAAGCGCGCGCCTGA
- a CDS encoding DNA-3-methyladenine glycosylase family protein codes for MSPVETSVAKPHYWEDAVNHLLRRDRILKKLIPQHPEVWLTSRSTPFVTLARAIVGQQVSARAADTAWQRLLEAAGARPSPAAVLRLGADGLRAAGIAQRKADYLHDLASHFSERKVHPDRWSKMDDEAVVDELVAIRGISRWTAEMFLIFNLQRPDVLPLDDPGLLKAISLHYFSGEPVSRFEAREVSLAWQPWRTVATWYLWHSLEPVPVQY; via the coding sequence ATGTCCCCTGTCGAAACCTCCGTCGCCAAGCCCCATTACTGGGAAGATGCCGTCAACCATCTGTTGCGGCGCGACCGTATCCTCAAGAAGTTGATCCCGCAGCACCCGGAGGTCTGGCTGACCTCGCGCAGCACGCCCTTCGTGACGCTGGCGCGGGCCATCGTCGGCCAGCAGGTGTCGGCGCGGGCGGCGGACACCGCCTGGCAGCGCCTGCTCGAAGCCGCCGGCGCGCGGCCCTCGCCGGCGGCGGTGCTGCGCCTGGGCGCTGACGGCCTGCGCGCCGCCGGTATCGCGCAGCGCAAGGCGGACTACCTGCACGACCTGGCCTCGCATTTCAGCGAACGCAAGGTGCACCCGGACCGCTGGTCCAAGATGGATGACGAGGCGGTCGTCGACGAACTCGTCGCCATCCGGGGCATCAGCCGCTGGACGGCGGAGATGTTCCTGATCTTCAATCTGCAGCGGCCGGACGTCCTGCCGCTGGACGATCCGGGATTGCTCAAGGCAATCTCGCTACACTACTTCAGCGGCGAACCCGTCTCGCGTTTCGAAGCGCGCGAGGTTTCGCTGGCCTGGCAACCCTGGCGTACCGTGGCAACCTGGTACCTGTGGCACAGCCTTGAACCGGTTCCGGTTCAATACTGA